In the Aristaeella hokkaidonensis genome, TATATTCATCCAGCGGCACCAGGAGATGCCGTTTCACACCGTATTCTTCCACGTCCAGGGAACCCCGGAGAATCATATCCGGCATTTTGCCCTGGGCAAAAGCCAGGCCTACGGAGCTGCTCCATTCGGAATCCTTGACCTCGTTGAAATCCACATGGACGCCGGTCTGCTGTTCAATTTGCCGGAAATACCACATGCTGCTGAAATCCACGGCGATGTTTTCAATTTCGTACTGAAGGGCAGACAGGGATATGGCGGGGGCGGAGGAACCCTCGTCCCGCGGAGGCGCGGAGCAGCCTGTTATCAGGAGCAATGCCGCGGCCAGCAGGCAGATGATTTTAACGGTACGCTTCATAGGTACTCCCTCTATACGGCAAAAGGGCATCGCCCCCGGAAACAAATCCTGCGGCGATGCCCGGCGGCTTTTCGGTGCTTCTATTCTAGCATCACCAGCCGCGGTGTTCAAGATTCTTACTTGGCCAGGTAGGCGTCATAGGCGTTCTGGTACAGTTCGATGTAGCGCTCGGAACCGATCGCCTTGGCCTGCTCCTGGAAATTGTTCCAGCTTTCATCCGTGACGCCGTTGCGCACGAAGTTGGCGAAGGATTCTTCCACCAGCTTCTGCAGCTCGGTGTAGATGTCAGCAGCCTCAGTAGCGTCTTCGTTGCTCAGCTTGCTCAGGTCGCGCAGGTACTGGAAGCTCCTGGGCTCGAGCACGCCGGATTCAGCGTACCACTTGCTGTCTTCATAGCGTTCCACGCGGTGAGGTGCCATCTGGTAAATGGAGGTGTAGTAGTCGCCGGGGGCGAAGAACTGGCCCATGGTAACCGGAACGAACTGATACAGGCCGTTGTCCGCGGGGATATCGATGACTTCATACTTGCCTTCGTCGTTGAGCACGATCTGCTCGCCGACCTTGCCGTTCAGGGAAACCATCATGGTTTCGGTTTCCAGCTGGGCGTCGATCCACTTCAGGGCAGCTACGGGATCCTTGCAGTTCTTGGTCAGGTAGGCGCCGGCTTCCGGCACTTCCAGGATCTGGGACACACAGGCCTTGAATCCGTCGGCGGCGGGAGGCAGGATGGACTTGAAATTCTCCACGTTCTCAGCCTTGATGGCGGTGTTGATCAGGCGCAGGTAGCAGAAGTAGCCGACTTCGCCGTCGTTGACCTTGTTGGCCCAGAGGTTGGAGTCCTGGGTCAGGGATTCCGGATCCATCAGTTCCTCTTCATACAGCTGATGCAGCCATTCCACGCAGGCACGCCAGCCGTCCTGGGCGCAGGTGAACTGGACCTTGTTGTCAGCGTCGATGAAGTAGTAGTAGGTGTTTTCCGGTACGCCGAAGGAGGCGAACTGGTTCCAGATGGTTTCCGGTCCGAACTGGGTGTAGGACGCGGAGAAGGGCCACTTGATTCCGTCAGCCTTCATGGCGCGGAGCAGCTCGGTGGTTTCGGCAATGGTGGTGGGAGCGGTCTTGCCCAGCTTCTCCAGTTCCTTCTGGTTCACATACCAGGTGCCGGTATGGTTCACGTTCTGGGCCATCAGGAAGCCGATGTAGTAGGTTTTGCCGTCGCTGGCGGGGATGGAGTCGCCGGCGTTGTTGATGTTCAGGCGGCTGACGTAGTTGGGCATGATCTCCTCGGTCAGGTATTCATCGAGGGGAAGCAGCAGGCCCTGGGAGACGCCGTATTCTTCCACATCCACCGCGTGGCGGATGATCATGTCGGGCATCTGATCCGGCACGGCGAACATCAGGTTGACGTTGGTTGCCCAGTCAGCGTCCTTCACCATCTGGAAGGTGACGTGGGTGTTGGTTTTCTTTTCCAGTTCGTCGAAGAACCAGAGGCCGTTGAAATCGGTGTTCTGGTTTTCCAGCGCGTACTGGAAGGCGGTGAGCTCTACCTTCTCTTCAGCGAAGGCGGCGCTCAGGCTGAGCAGCATACAGCATGCCAACAGCAGGGAAACGAGTTTCTTCATGGGTCTTTCCTCCTTTTTTATTTCAGGGCACTGTGCCCTTGATTACCAATCTCACGGGATTCCGTAAATCGTCCTGTACTGGGAGGGCGTGCAGCCTTTCTTTTCCCGGAATACCCGGTTGAAGGTGGCCACGCTGCCGAAGCCGCTCTCCAGCGCAACGTCCCGCATGGAACGGTTGGTCCGGATGAGCAGGTCCATGGCTACCTGTACCCGCTTCTGGCACAGGTACTCTTTAAAGGAATATCCCGTTTGCTTTTTGAAGGAACGGGAGAAATAGTAGCGGCTGAAGCCGGCAAACTGCGCTACTTCCTCCAGGGTAAGATCCTCCCGATAATGGTTGTTGACATAGGTCATGACTGCGTTGACAACCTCGGCGTCCATGTTTCCCGTGCTGTCCCCGGTATGCGGTTTGACGCCGCCCAGGTACCGCTGGCCCAGCGTGGCGTAGATGCGGAGAATGCAGCTGTAGCACAGGGTGTTCCAAAGCATTTCCCGCTTCTCGTAGGCGTCGTTGGCCCGGAGCAGCAGTTCCCGGATGCGCACATGGGCATCCGATCCATCCCGGAGATGGAAAGGTTTGTTGAAATACGAAGCCATGTACTTGATATCCCGCATGGACATGATGGCGTCAGGCTCAAACAGGAAAAGATACCGGCTGCTGCCTTCACCCATGGACAGGGAATGCAGGGTGTCCGGGGGGACGATCAGGATTTCCCCCTTGCGGACCTGGTAGAGTTTGTCCTCAACGGTATAGGTCACCGTGCCCTCCAGCGTCAGGAGGATTTCCACCGCGGAGTGGTTATGGGCTTCGTAGCGCCAGGGAATATCCGAATACCAGATCCGGATGGATGAGTCCGCCTGGTAGGTCACGTATTCCCGCCGGCCCTGCAGAACCCGGAAGCCGTCCTCATAGCGCGCGGCCCGGGCGGAATCGTTCGTGCTCCTGATCTGTGACACCGGTTTACCCCCCCCTTTATCCCTTCAAAGACCCGATCATGACGCCTTTGACAAAGTATTTCTGCATGAAGACATACAGCACAACCGCGGGCACAGTGGCCACCACGATGCAGCAGTATTTGGCCACCTCGGCCTTGCGCAGCGCCGCCTGCAGGCCGCCCAGGTTATCCGCGTAAGCCGCGAAGAAGGTATCGGAGGAGCCTGTGGAGGTGAGGGAGGCCAGGATTTCCCGCAGCACCAGCTGCAGGGGATACAGGCTGCGGTCCCGCAGCATGACCAGGCCGGTGAAATAATCGTTCCAGCGGGCAACGCCGTAGTAGACCGAAAGCACCGCGATGATGGTGCCGGACAGCGGCAGCACGCACTTGAAGAAATAGGTAAAGTGATCCGCCCCGTCGATGACGGCGGCTTCATACAGGTCGTTTGGAATGCTGGTCTGGATATAGGTCCTTGCAACCATCAGGTTCCAGACGGAAACCAGGTTCATCAGGATCATGACCGTCCTGGTGTTGTACAGCCCGAGATCCCGGATGTTCAGGAAGATAGGGATCAGGCCGCCGGAAAAGAACATGGTAAACGTGATGGCCAGGTTGACAAACTTTTTGCCCGCAAACCCGCGGGAGAGCGCGTAGGCGGCAGCCAGGGAAACGATTACGCTCAGGGCGGAACCGACCACCGTGTAGAAGACGGAGTTCACATAGCTGTTCAGCAGTTCGCTGTTCTGGAACACCGCGTCATATCCCATCAGAGAAAAATCGACCGGCCAGATCAGGACCTTTGCCTGCAGGACCGCGTCCGGGTCTGAGACGGAAGCGATGAGGATCAGCCACAGTGGATACAGGACGAGGAACAGGACCAGGACCCAGAACAGGGTGTTGATTGCGTTAAAGATCCGGTCCTTCCGGGTTTCGCGGATCCGGTTTTGCTTTTTTGCTTTCACGGCCGTAACAGTCATCCTTCTTCCTCCTTTCTCAGAACAGGCTGATATCGCTCATCCTGCGGGAAATGCTGTTGACTCCCATGATGATGGCGAAGTTGATCAGGTTCAGGCACAGGCCAATGGCGGAGGCGTAGGAATACTGGGCCTTCTGGGCGGCGATGCCGACGCTGTACACGTAGACGCCGAAGATGTCCGAGGTGGCCATGTTGCCGCTGGTCTGCAGCAGCAGGGCCTTGTCCGTGTTGGAGGAGAGGAGCGATCCGCAGTTGAGGATCAGCATCATCACCGCGATGGGGATCAGGTGGGGAATATCAATATGCCGGATCTTTTCCCAGCGGGTGGCGCCGTCAATGGTGGCTGCCTCGTAAAGCTGGGGATCGATACTGGTCAGTGTGGCGATATAGAGGATGGTGTTCCATCCGGCGTTCTGCCAGATGTCCGATCCGATGAACAGCGGCCTGAACCATTGGGGTTCCATAATGAAATAGATGCTTTTCCCTCCGGCAGCGGTGATCAGGTGATTGATGATGCCGTTGGTGGGCGAAAAGAAAAGGTAGATCATGCCAGCCAGCACAACGGTGGAAATAAAGTGCGGCACATAGATGGCGGTCTGGGCAAAGCCCTTGAACCGTTTGCTGTTCAGCTGGTTCAGCATGATCGCCAGCAGGATCGGGATCGGGAAACCGAACAGCAGGCCGTAGAGGTTCAGCAGGAAGGTGTTCGCAAACATCCGTCCGCAGTAATAGCTGTTGAAGAATTTTTCGAAATATTTCAGTCCGACCCACTGGCTGCCGGTAATGCCGAAGGCGGCTTTATAGTCCCGGAAGGCAATCTGTACGCCGTACATCGGGAAATAACAGAATACAATGAAGAATGCCAGGCAGGGCAGCAGCAGCACCCACAACTGCCAGTCACGGCGCAGGGCTAATCCAAATCTGTACCTGAGTCCGCCGCGATGCGCGGGGGTGGATGCGGAAACACTCATCAGGAATCCTCCTTCGGGGTATTCGGGGCGATATGATTTTTCGTTGCTCAATTTTCGCTCTCATTATGACGGCAAATCTTCTGAAAGGGAAGAAGCTAAAATTTTGCACATTGTTGAAAAATAAAGGTTTTTGCGGATTTCGGGGGATGCGCATTTTTTTCGCATCTGTCCAAAAATCGCAATAAATGATAGAATTCAACCAGTGGAAATTCCGAATTAAAACCGGAAGGGAAGGCTGAAAAATGCTGCCTGAAACAAGCGTTTTTTTCCGCACGGAGGATGAAAAGCTTCAGCGTGTTTATGACGCGGCGGAAGAGAAATGCCGCTTTAACCTGAAGGATTTCGGCGGCGATACGGTGCTGGTGGAAGGCGGCGGATATGAAAAAATCTGGCTGGAAACCCAGCCCATGGGCGGCGAGATGTATGCCCTGCGCAGCCTGGAGGCGGCCCGGAACAACATCACCCTGTTCATGCGCCACCAGCGGGCAGATGGGCGCCTGCCGGGCTCCATCCAGTGCACCGGCGGCAAAGTGGAACCCCAGTTCAACAAACACCAGGGGTTCTGTTTTCCCTTCCCGGCCCTGAACCTGTATTACTTAATCGGAAAAGACAGGGATTACCTGGCAGAGCTGAAGGAGAGCCTGATCCGCTTTGACCGGTGCCTGTGGAATACGCGCCATGTTTCCGGCGACGGACTGCTTTCCTCCTTCTGCGTCTATGACACGGGGGAGGACCTGGCCCTGCGGTACGGGGACGCGCCCTGCTGGTGGGAAGGGGATGAACCGCCGGAAGGATATCAGGTGGTTCCCATGGCCAGCATGGACGTGACAAGCTGGAGCTTTGCGGCCCGCCGGACGGTGGCTGAAATCTGCCGCCTGCAGGGGGATCGGTCCGCTGACGCCTGGGAGCGGAAAGCCCGTATGGTGGCGGATGCGCTCCGCCGCCGGCTGTGGGACAGGAAGCGCGGCGCCCTGTATGACCGGGACCGGACGGGGAAAACGGTGGACATCCTGTGCCACAATACGCTGCGGTGCATGTACTGGGGCAGCATTTCCCGGGGAATGGCGGCCCGCTTTGTAAAGGAGCACCTGCTGAATCCCGCGGAATTCCGGACGCCTTTCCCGCTTCCCAGCGTGGCGGTCAATGATCCGGCTTTCCGCAACGCGCCGGAGAACAACTGGAGCGGCCAGCCGGAGGGCCTCACCTACCAGCGGGCGATCCTTGCCCTGGAACGCTACGGGTATAACCGGCTGGTGACGGGGCTGGGCCGGAAACTGATTGACGCGGTTTACGCGAACGGCTGCCGGTTTACCCAGCAGTATGATCCCTTCACCGGCAAAGCCTCCCTGGTGCGCATGTCGGATCATCAGCCGGCGGAGGAAGGCGGCGGGGAAGCGGTGCAGGACGCCTACGGGCCCACCATGCTGGCCTGCCTTGAATATATTGCGCACCATTACGGCATTCATCCGCACCTGGGACAGGTGTGGTTCAGCCTGGGCAGCGGCGCACCCTATGCGTATGAGGCTGCCTTCTGTGACCATCATTACGCCATCCGGTCCGACGGGCAAAGGGCGGAAATCCGCGTGGACGGGAAAATGCTGGGCAGCTGGAAATGCGGCAGGCGCGTCATCACGGATGAAAACGGACGGTTCCTGCGGACGGAGCTGATTGAAGGCACGGGAGCGGAAATCTGAACCGGAAAAAAGTGAATATCAGCAGTTGTATGCCGGCGGCCGGGAAAAACCGCCGGCGTTTTTTTACATGCGGAAAAGCGGTGGGCGTTCCGTCGAACAGACTGCGTAACCGGGGAAGGTACAGAAGAAAAGCAGGGAACTATTTGTTAACTAAATTGTTAATCTAAATAAGTTCAAAAACAAGGAGCCATGCGTTTTTCACGGGAACAAAAACGCAATAAACGACAAGCAAAGCGTTATTTGTGTGCAAAAATTGTCTTGACAGGCGTTTTTTGTTTCGATAAAATTTAGTTTACAATAGGTTAACAAAATAGTTAACAAAATTAATTAAACAGGGAGAGTAACCGGCATGAAAAGCGTGAAAAGCAGCTTTTGCGGAATGGCCGCAATGGGTATGATGCTGCTTTGCGTACTGCTCCCTGTATCCGTGAAAGGAACAGGGGAGACGATGATCGTGGAGGCAGAAACAGGAAAGCCGGAAGGCCATACCGTGATCGCCGGGGATGGCGAAAACCAATGGGTGGAAGGTTTCCACACAGCCGGTGAAGACGGGATCACAACGGAAGTCACGGTGAGCCGGGAAGGCTTTTATGATATCGCGGTGATCCAGGCAAGCCAGGGCGGGCACAAGGAAAACCCGGTGCTCCTGGACGGCCGGAATATCGGAAACACGGTAACGGATGATACCGCCTTCGGGAAGAGCGTGCTGGAGCATATTTACCTGTCCGCCGGTACCCATACGCTGGGAATCGGCACAAGCTGGGGATATATCCGGGTGAACCGGTTTGAGCTGACGCCCTCCGCGGCCCTCCCGGCAGATCTTTATACCATTCCCGAAAAGATGAGCGTCGGGGAGGCAACCCCGGAGGCCCGGAGGCTGTATGACTGGCTGCGGGAAAACTATGGCAAAAAGATTCTCTCTGGCCAGCAGTGCGACGGCGGCATGTTCGGGATGGAAAACCAGGCAATCTGGCGGGCAACCGGCGGCGATTATCCCGCTGTGCTCGGCCTGGACATGATGGAGTATTCCCACAGCCGTGTGGAGCACGGCGGCGAAAGCGACCGGGCGGTGCCCTATGCCATTGAATACTGGAACAAGGGCGGCATCGTCACTTTCTGCTGGCACTGGAACGCTCCGTCCCCTTACCTGAAGGAACCCTGGTATTCCGGTTTTTATACCAAATACACAAGCTTCAACCTGGCCAGGGTGATGAACGGCGAGGACGAAGAAGGATACCGGCTGTTGAATCAGGACATCGACGCGATCGCGGCGCAGCTGCTCCGGCTGAAGGCGGCCGGCGTGCCGGTGCTGTGGCGGCCGCTGCATGAGGCCAGCGGCGGCTGGTTCTGGTGGGGCGCATCCGGGAAGGAAGCGTACCTGAAGCTGTACCACCTGCTGTTTGACCGGCTGACCAATGAATACGGACTGAACAACCTGATCTGGATCTGGAACGCCCAGGATCCGGACTGGTATCCGGGGGACGATGAGGTGGATCTCATCGGAACGGATATATATCCCGGGGAACGGGTCTATGACTCCCAGAGCGCATCCTTCCTGCCGCTGACGCGGATCGCGGGAGAGCGGAAGATGATTGTGCTTTCGGAGAATGGGTGCATTCCGGATCCGGAACAGGTGTTCCGGGACGGAACCGTCTGGGGATACTGGTGCACCTGGGGCGGCGAGTTTGTGCTGCGGAACACGAAATTCAACAAGCCGTCGGAGCAGTATACGGAAACGGTCATGATCCGGAAAGCCTATTCGGATGAACGGGTCGTCACCCGGAAGGACCTGCCCGATTTCCGTACCAGGGATGAAAAGTGACGCCGCTGTACGCGGATGGACCGGAGGAATAAACAAGTGAGAAAGTGGACTGGATTGGTGCTGGCCCTGCTGCTGGCGCTGGCGGCGGGCGCCGCGCAGGCTGCCGCCGGCTTTGGCATAAGTGAATATGAAGAACAGGTGAGCACTTATTCCATCAATCCGGCTGTTCCTTCCTATGCGGATTACTGCGCGGAACATGAAATGACGGCCGGGCCGGAAAAGGAGATCGTGCTGGAGGCGTCTGACGCCGTCCGCTACGAGGAGGAAGACGGCAAGAACGCGCCTGTTTTCATGGAGCAGGCGGAAGGCCGGGAGGGCGTTTCGGTCCTCACGGGCGAGGAAGCAGTCATCGAGTGGGCTTTTGAAGCGGAGGAATCCGGCTGGTACGACCTGGAGGTGGAATACTATCCGTGGCCGGGCCGGAATGCGGAAATCCAGCGGGCCTTTTTTGTGGACGGTGCGCTCCCTTACCGGGAGCTGGCGCTGGTGAACTTTTCACGGGTCTGGCGGAATGACCTTCACCCGGACGTCAGCCGCTTTACGGCGGAGGACGGGGCGGAGGAAATCCGGTGGCTCCGGGACAATCAGGGCAATGAGCTGAAGCCCTCTCCCGCCGAAGCGCCGGAGTGGATGACCTCCCTCCTGCATGATTCAAACGGCTACATCAGCGAAAGCCTGAAGGTTTTCCTGCCCCGCGGTCCGCATACGCTCTCGGTCTTGTCCCTGCGGGAGCCGATGCTGATCCGGCGCCTCCGCTTCCGGGCGGGAGCGGACGCGCAGCCCTACCGGAAACCGGAAGGGGAATCCGGCGCCGCCGGACAGATCATCCGGATCGAGGCGGAAGCGGCCTCCAGGACCTCCTCCCAGATGCTGTATCCGGTGCAGGATCAGTCCTCCCGTTCCGTTTCCCCTTCCAGTCCACGCTACCTGCTGAACAACAGCATCGGCGGCAACGCGTGGAAGAGCGCCGGCCAGTGGATTGAGTGGCGCTTCACGGTGGCGGAGGAAGGGAACTACGCCATTTCCCTGTACGATAAGCAGAATTTTATCCGCGGCACGGACGTGTACCGCAAAATCTATATTGACGGCGAGGTTCCGTTTGCCGAGTTCCAGGCGGCGACCTTCCCCTATACCCAGGACTGGCGCCTGGAGACCCTCTCCGGGGAACAGGATGAGCCTTACCTGATCCACCTTTCCGCGGGGGAGCATACCCTGCGGATGGAGGTGGTGCTGGGCGGCATGGCGGCCGTCATCCGCCAGGTGCAGGACTGCGTGCTGCAGCTCAACGGCATTTACCGGCAGGTGCTGTATATCACTGGCGTTTCGCCGGACCCATACCGGGATTACCAGATTGAAAGAAGCCTGCCCGGTCTGGAGGCGCAGCTGCGGAAGGTCAGGGCGGACCTGCAGACCGCGATCGGCGCGCTGGAAGAGACGGCGGGCCACCGCAGCGATAAGCTGACCGTCCTGAAAACCATGGACGACCAGCTCACGGAGCTGATCCGGGACCAGGAGCGCTTTACGGAGGTGCTCTCCTCCTACAAGACGAACGTGCGCGCCTGCGGCAACTGGATCACCCAGGTGCTGGGCCAGCCGCTGCAGATTGACCGGATTTTTGTCCACACCGCGGACGTCCGGCCGGAAATCGGCGGCAGGGATTTCCTTGCCGGCGCCGGCTTTGAGGCTTCCCGGCTCTACAGCTCCTTCACCATCAACTATAACCAGATCGGCAACGTGGCCGAGAAGTCCGATGATTCCCGGGTCATCACCCTCTGGGTCGGCACGGGACGGGACCAGGCCAACGTGATCAAGGCCCTGATCGACGAACATTTCACCCCGCAGACCGGGATCAACGTGAACGTCCAGCTGGTGGATATGAACACGCTGCTCCGCGCCACCCTCTCCGGCCAGGGGCCGGACGTGGCCATCCAGGTGGCGAACACCACGGGTATCGCCGGCGCGGTGATGAACACCGGCAACGATACCCCGGTGAACTACGGCCTGCGGAACGCTGTGATGGACCTGACGCAGTTTGAGGACTTTGAGGAGGTAGCGAAGCGGTTCGCCACCAGCGCCCTGGTGCCCTTCTCCTTCAACGGCGCCTCCTACGCGCTGCCGGATACGCAGACCTTCCCCATGATGTTCTACCGCAAGGATATCCTGGCTGAAATCGGCCTGGCCGTCCCGGAAACCTGGGACGACGTGAAGGTGGCCATGAGCGTGCTGAGCAAGAACCAGATGGAGTTCGGCATGCTGCCCGGGGAGCAGACCTTCGCCATGCTGCTGTTCCAGGCCGGCGGGGAATACTACACGGAGAACGGCGATGCCTCCGCGCTGGACAGCGATATCGCGGTCAACGTTTTCCGCCGCTACTGCGATTTCTATACGGATTACAAGCTGGATATGGCCACCTCGGCGGAGGAGCGCTTCCGCACGGGCGAGTGCCCGATCATCATCACGGATTACACAACCTACAACAACCTGCAGGTATCCGCCCCGGATATCAAGGGCCTGTGGGATTTTACCCATGTGCCCGGCACCCTGCGGGAGGACGGAACGCTGGATACGACAACCGGCTGCTCCGGCCTGGCGGATATCATCATGAGCGCCACCAAAGAGCCGGAAGCCTGCTGGAGCTTCCTCAAGTGGTGGACCAGCGCGGAGATCCAGACTCTGTACGGCCGGGAGATGGAATCGCTGATGGGCGCCTCCGCGCGGGTGGCAACCGCGAACCTGGAAGCCCTGGCGGGGCTGAGCTGGCCCATCCGGGATTACCGGGAGCTGGCCAGGCAGTTCAGCCACGTGAAGGGCATTCCCCAGGTACCCGGCGGCTATTACACCTGGCGCAATGTGAACAACGCGTTCTACGCGGTCACCACGGGCAGCGCCAGCAGCGGCCGCAGCGAGAACGGCAACACGCCCCGTGAGGAACTGATGGACAAGATTTTTTACATCAACGCGGAGATTACCTATAAACGGACAGAATTCGGACTGCCTGTCGCGAACGCAGGGGAGGGAAAGTGAGATGAGCATGGCAATCCGGAAAGAACGGATCGTGCCGCGGAAGGATACCCTGTGGCACCAGGTCCGGATCAACAAGGCATCCTACCTGCTGATGGCGCCGTATTTCATCCTGTTTTTCCTTTTCACGGTGCTGCCCGTGCTGATGTCTGTTTACCTTTCGTTCAATTATTTCAACATGCTGGAGCCGCCCCGCTGGGTCGGCTGGGCCAACTATATCAAGCTGCTGCTGGAGGATGATATTTTCATCATCTCCCTGCGCAACACCCTGCTCTTTGCGGTGATCACCGGGCCGGTCAGCTACATCCTGTGCCTGCTCTTTGCCTGGATCATCAATGAGTTCAGGCCCCGGGTGCGGGCGTTCCTGACGCTGGTTTTCTACGCCCCGTCCATCTGCGGCAACGCGTATATGATCTGGAACCTGATCCTCACCGGCGACCGTTACGGATACCTGAACGGCGTCCTGCTGCGGATGGGCTTCCTGAATGAGCCGGTCCTCTGGATGCAGACCGAAAAGTTTGTCATGCCGGTGCTGATCGTCGTCCAGCTGTGGCTGTCCCTGGGCACTGGCTTCCTGTCCTTTATCGCGGGCCTGCAGACGGTGGACAAGGGTCTCTATGAGGCGGCGGCAATCGACGGCGTCAAAAACCGGTGGCAGGAGCTGTGGTTTGTGACCCTGCCGGCCATGAAACCCCAGCTGATGTTCGGCGCGGTGATGCAGATCACCCAGTCCTTCGCGGTGGCGGATATTTCCATCGCCCTGGCCGGCAATCCCTCGGTCAATTATTCCGGCGCGACCATCGTCACGCACCTGCTGGATTACGGTTCCACCCGCCTGGACATGGGCTATGCCTCGGCCATCGCGACCATCCTGTTCCTGCTCATGGTCGGAACCAACAAACTGGTGCAGCGGATTCTCAGAAGGGTAGGTGAATAACCGGTATGGAAAAGGCGAAAAACAGCCGGTTGCTGCCTTCCTGGCTGCACAGGAATCCTGTGGAACTGACCGCGGAGCAGGAGGAGATCCTGCGGCAGAAGCGGCTGGCAAAAATCCACCGGAAAATGAAGCGGAAATCCGGAAAGAAAAAGCTGAACCGGTCCACCGCCGGCAACGCGGCGCTGTTTATTCTCATGGGCATCTGCGGCGTGTTTATGGTGCTGCCGCTGGTTATGATCCTCAACAACGCGGTGAAACCCCTGGACGAACTGTACCAGTATCCGCCGCGGATCTTTGTGCGGAACCCCACGCTGAACAATTTCACAGATCTTTACGTCCTGCTGAATGAAAGCTGGGTGCCCTTCTCCCGGTATGTGCTGAATACCATCATCATCACCCTGGGCGGCATGACCGGCCATGTGATCATCGCCTCCATGGCGGCCTATCCCCTGGCCAAGAATCATTTCCCCGGCAAAAAGATCCTGTTTTCCGTGGTTGTGCTGTCCATGATGTTTTCCTGGACCGTGACGCAGATCCCGCAGTACCTGATCATTTCCTGGCTCGGCATCAACAACACCTATGCCGCGCTGGTGCTGCCCGCCTGGTCCTTCGGCATGGGCCTGTACCTGATGAAGCAGTTTATGGAGCAGCTGCCGGATTCCCTGATGGAAAGCGCTCGTCTGCAGGGCGCCAATGAATGGCAGATTTTCTGGCGCATCGTCATGCCGAATGTGAAACCGGCCTGGCTGACGCTGGCCATTTTCCAGTTCCAGCAGATGTGGGCGAACACGGGCAGCATGTTCCTCCGCTCCGAGGAGCTGAAGCCCCTGCAGTATGCCCTGCAGCAGATTACCTCCGGCGGGGTGAGCCGTGCGGGCGCCGGGGCGGCGGTCACTTTCCTGATCGCGGCGGTCCCGATCATCTTTTTCCTGATCTGCCAGAGCTCGATCATGGAGACCATGACGACCTCCGGCATGAAGGACTGAGGAGGCGGAGCATGAAGCAACTGAAATCCATCCTGTGCCTGGTGCTTCTGGCCTGCTTGGCCTTCGGGAACGCTTTGGCGGCGGATTCCCTGCCCTATGACTGCTACAACTATGACCACTGGAACAACATCCTTTACACCCCGGCCCCCTATGTGCCGGACGGGCTGGTCAGCGGCGCCACGCTGCGGTTTGAAGGCGCGCCGATCGGCGTCTTCCGCAATCCCCAGGACCTGTGCGTTTCGCCGGACGGGGATGTGTATATCGCGGATACCGGCAACAACCGGATTGTGGTCCTGGCGGACGACCTGAAGACGGTCAGGCGGATCATCACCGGCTTTGAGGCGGAGGGCGCCGCCCAGGCGTTCAACGCCCCCAGCGGCGTGGCAATCTCCGAAAAGTATCAGCTGTACATTGCGGACAGCCTGAACCGCCGCATCGTGGTGCTGGATCCGGACGGAACCTTTGTCAAATATGTGCAGAACCCCCGGAGCGAGGTGCTGGACGAGGGGTATGTGTTCACGCCCCTGCGGGTGTCCGTGGA is a window encoding:
- a CDS encoding extracellular solute-binding protein produces the protein MRKWTGLVLALLLALAAGAAQAAAGFGISEYEEQVSTYSINPAVPSYADYCAEHEMTAGPEKEIVLEASDAVRYEEEDGKNAPVFMEQAEGREGVSVLTGEEAVIEWAFEAEESGWYDLEVEYYPWPGRNAEIQRAFFVDGALPYRELALVNFSRVWRNDLHPDVSRFTAEDGAEEIRWLRDNQGNELKPSPAEAPEWMTSLLHDSNGYISESLKVFLPRGPHTLSVLSLREPMLIRRLRFRAGADAQPYRKPEGESGAAGQIIRIEAEAASRTSSQMLYPVQDQSSRSVSPSSPRYLLNNSIGGNAWKSAGQWIEWRFTVAEEGNYAISLYDKQNFIRGTDVYRKIYIDGEVPFAEFQAATFPYTQDWRLETLSGEQDEPYLIHLSAGEHTLRMEVVLGGMAAVIRQVQDCVLQLNGIYRQVLYITGVSPDPYRDYQIERSLPGLEAQLRKVRADLQTAIGALEETAGHRSDKLTVLKTMDDQLTELIRDQERFTEVLSSYKTNVRACGNWITQVLGQPLQIDRIFVHTADVRPEIGGRDFLAGAGFEASRLYSSFTINYNQIGNVAEKSDDSRVITLWVGTGRDQANVIKALIDEHFTPQTGINVNVQLVDMNTLLRATLSGQGPDVAIQVANTTGIAGAVMNTGNDTPVNYGLRNAVMDLTQFEDFEEVAKRFATSALVPFSFNGASYALPDTQTFPMMFYRKDILAEIGLAVPETWDDVKVAMSVLSKNQMEFGMLPGEQTFAMLLFQAGGEYYTENGDASALDSDIAVNVFRRYCDFYTDYKLDMATSAEERFRTGECPIIITDYTTYNNLQVSAPDIKGLWDFTHVPGTLREDGTLDTTTGCSGLADIIMSATKEPEACWSFLKWWTSAEIQTLYGREMESLMGASARVATANLEALAGLSWPIRDYRELARQFSHVKGIPQVPGGYYTWRNVNNAFYAVTTGSASSGRSENGNTPREELMDKIFYINAEITYKRTEFGLPVANAGEGK
- a CDS encoding carbohydrate ABC transporter permease, yielding MEKAKNSRLLPSWLHRNPVELTAEQEEILRQKRLAKIHRKMKRKSGKKKLNRSTAGNAALFILMGICGVFMVLPLVMILNNAVKPLDELYQYPPRIFVRNPTLNNFTDLYVLLNESWVPFSRYVLNTIIITLGGMTGHVIIASMAAYPLAKNHFPGKKILFSVVVLSMMFSWTVTQIPQYLIISWLGINNTYAALVLPAWSFGMGLYLMKQFMEQLPDSLMESARLQGANEWQIFWRIVMPNVKPAWLTLAIFQFQQMWANTGSMFLRSEELKPLQYALQQITSGGVSRAGAGAAVTFLIAAVPIIFFLICQSSIMETMTTSGMKD
- a CDS encoding carbohydrate ABC transporter permease; the encoded protein is MSMAIRKERIVPRKDTLWHQVRINKASYLLMAPYFILFFLFTVLPVLMSVYLSFNYFNMLEPPRWVGWANYIKLLLEDDIFIISLRNTLLFAVITGPVSYILCLLFAWIINEFRPRVRAFLTLVFYAPSICGNAYMIWNLILTGDRYGYLNGVLLRMGFLNEPVLWMQTEKFVMPVLIVVQLWLSLGTGFLSFIAGLQTVDKGLYEAAAIDGVKNRWQELWFVTLPAMKPQLMFGAVMQITQSFAVADISIALAGNPSVNYSGATIVTHLLDYGSTRLDMGYASAIATILFLLMVGTNKLVQRILRRVGE
- a CDS encoding glycosyl hydrolase; translated protein: MKSVKSSFCGMAAMGMMLLCVLLPVSVKGTGETMIVEAETGKPEGHTVIAGDGENQWVEGFHTAGEDGITTEVTVSREGFYDIAVIQASQGGHKENPVLLDGRNIGNTVTDDTAFGKSVLEHIYLSAGTHTLGIGTSWGYIRVNRFELTPSAALPADLYTIPEKMSVGEATPEARRLYDWLRENYGKKILSGQQCDGGMFGMENQAIWRATGGDYPAVLGLDMMEYSHSRVEHGGESDRAVPYAIEYWNKGGIVTFCWHWNAPSPYLKEPWYSGFYTKYTSFNLARVMNGEDEEGYRLLNQDIDAIAAQLLRLKAAGVPVLWRPLHEASGGWFWWGASGKEAYLKLYHLLFDRLTNEYGLNNLIWIWNAQDPDWYPGDDEVDLIGTDIYPGERVYDSQSASFLPLTRIAGERKMIVLSENGCIPDPEQVFRDGTVWGYWCTWGGEFVLRNTKFNKPSEQYTETVMIRKAYSDERVVTRKDLPDFRTRDEK